One Salinimonas marina DNA segment encodes these proteins:
- a CDS encoding sensor histidine kinase, translating into MNNTYDADLQTIKALQATLKQRLDSEQEQLTGLAKRLWAQQEAEKSRLSRELHDGVGQLLTGLTRRLHDLSAQQPELTALHSIAEMALADVRQLSRLMSPTILDDLGLQPALKWLCRSLLEHEQIDYHCQLDVNVEINKEISVLLFRIAQETLVNTVKHAQASKVELKLMTHHNVIRMELRDDGCGFDRAQIEPGVGLISIADRAKAFNATLSLESALHQGTSTIISVPL; encoded by the coding sequence TTGAATAATACGTACGATGCGGACCTGCAAACCATCAAAGCATTGCAAGCCACTTTAAAGCAGCGGCTGGATAGTGAGCAAGAGCAGCTGACCGGGTTGGCAAAGCGACTGTGGGCCCAACAGGAAGCCGAAAAATCCCGCCTGTCCCGTGAGCTACACGATGGGGTCGGCCAGTTGTTAACCGGCCTTACCCGGCGTTTGCATGACCTGAGTGCGCAACAACCCGAACTTACCGCATTGCACAGTATTGCCGAGATGGCACTGGCGGATGTGCGCCAGTTATCACGTTTGATGAGTCCAACCATTTTAGATGACCTGGGTTTGCAGCCGGCGCTTAAATGGTTGTGCCGTAGTTTGTTAGAACATGAGCAAATCGACTATCATTGTCAGCTAGACGTCAACGTTGAGATTAATAAAGAGATCAGCGTGCTGTTATTCCGGATTGCTCAGGAAACACTGGTCAACACGGTAAAACATGCCCAGGCCAGTAAGGTCGAACTTAAGCTGATGACCCACCATAATGTGATCCGGATGGAGCTCAGAGATGATGGCTGTGGGTTTGACAGAGCACAGATAGAACCCGGTGTAGGGTTGATTAGCATTGCAGACAGGGCCAAGGCATTTAATGCCACCCTGAGCCTGGAGTCAGCGCTGCACCAGGGCACTAGCACAATAATTTCGGTACCATTATGA
- a CDS encoding FHA domain-containing protein, giving the protein MPLQIAYTQTDGSVCEHMLFEGRQYRIGRSGDADITIAHPQVSRLHACLQAQNDAHWTFSDTSSTGCFAHGKAISNLMINQVYTILLGPVACQLTPWPHKTWCVWIAKGCGAKSSSPGTLCSYSNAPIVRL; this is encoded by the coding sequence ATGCCCTTGCAAATTGCCTATACTCAGACGGATGGTTCGGTCTGTGAGCACATGCTCTTCGAAGGACGCCAATATCGTATTGGCCGCTCTGGTGACGCCGATATCACCATTGCGCACCCCCAAGTGTCGCGCCTCCACGCTTGCCTGCAGGCCCAGAATGATGCTCACTGGACATTTAGCGACACCAGTTCCACTGGCTGTTTTGCGCATGGCAAGGCTATTAGTAATCTGATGATAAACCAGGTGTATACCATTTTGTTAGGCCCGGTGGCCTGTCAGTTAACCCCCTGGCCGCACAAGACGTGGTGCGTTTGGATAGCCAAAGGGTGTGGCGCGAAAAGCAGCTCACCCGGCACTCTGTGCAGTTACAGCAATGCACCGATAGTCAGGCTTTAA
- a CDS encoding tetratricopeptide repeat protein: MLNAFGIAHLRLAEYEQAQRYFEDALTLRSAQTQPDERAKTLANLAIVGIIQGSFDEAEDSLQEARTLVEAQRDQAEQAHIMDTFGFLYEEQGRYPTALKYYKHGLDLRVQMSDTQLQPESMSNVAYMHFLIGDIALAEIYWQQALSLFTRNNDQSHQLRTQQNLIHLKLMKGDNTAASRELGELTQSLSPELGQERLYQHLLLSYLHFAKGSLQESIKHTEAAQSLAQQAEDPKAQLESSLWMGEICLRTADWPCLEQKLTQLSTQVDRTSSEQQMVYRWLKLAHAFHQGERVNESHPGYLALVNTTNMPIHVELKILLDIQERFELSAQSLAMQKADQLHRPVFYQTHLQWLYLKAREGDEQSLARLEQQLAVHPDYWRNHLYYSVVPASSEQQQTLLSQWLQELPEEQIQTYQETYLE; this comes from the coding sequence GTGCTCAATGCATTCGGCATTGCTCATCTTCGCCTGGCAGAATATGAACAGGCCCAGCGCTATTTTGAAGATGCGCTGACCCTTCGCAGTGCTCAGACCCAACCGGATGAACGGGCAAAAACACTGGCCAACCTGGCGATCGTAGGCATTATTCAAGGCAGTTTTGATGAAGCCGAAGACAGCCTACAGGAGGCCCGAACTTTGGTAGAGGCGCAACGCGACCAGGCCGAGCAAGCTCATATTATGGATACCTTTGGTTTCTTGTATGAGGAACAGGGGCGCTACCCTACCGCGCTCAAATATTACAAACATGGGTTGGATTTGCGAGTGCAAATGTCGGATACACAACTGCAACCGGAAAGCATGAGCAATGTTGCCTACATGCACTTCTTGATTGGTGACATTGCCCTGGCCGAAATCTACTGGCAGCAGGCATTGTCGTTATTTACCCGAAATAATGATCAAAGCCACCAGCTACGCACCCAACAGAATCTCATTCATCTTAAGCTAATGAAGGGCGATAACACGGCGGCCAGCCGCGAGCTGGGCGAATTGACGCAAAGTCTATCACCCGAGCTGGGGCAGGAGCGCCTGTATCAACATCTGTTGCTGAGTTATTTGCATTTTGCCAAGGGCAGCCTTCAAGAATCGATAAAACACACCGAAGCCGCACAGTCACTTGCCCAACAGGCAGAGGACCCGAAGGCTCAGCTTGAAAGCAGCTTGTGGATGGGCGAGATTTGTCTGAGAACCGCTGACTGGCCTTGTCTGGAGCAAAAACTTACGCAGTTGAGCACCCAGGTTGACCGCACCAGTAGTGAACAACAGATGGTGTATCGCTGGCTTAAACTGGCGCACGCCTTTCATCAGGGGGAGCGGGTCAACGAGAGTCATCCAGGCTATCTGGCCCTGGTCAATACCACCAATATGCCCATTCATGTGGAGCTAAAAATATTGCTTGATATACAGGAGCGGTTTGAGCTTTCCGCGCAAAGCCTGGCTATGCAAAAGGCCGATCAGCTGCATCGCCCGGTATTTTATCAAACCCATTTACAATGGCTGTACCTGAAGGCTCGCGAGGGCGATGAACAAAGCCTGGCCAGACTGGAACAACAATTGGCAGTGCATCCGGATTATTGGCGTAACCACCTGTATTACTCCGTTGTGCCAGCCAGCAGTGAGCAACAACAGACCTTGTTATCCCAGTGGTTGCAGGAGCTCCCCGAAGAACAAATTCAAACCTACCAAGAGACCTATCTTGAATAA
- a CDS encoding S8 family serine peptidase, whose translation MTFSTKQTLIAAAVALSLPASNAWAKTFDQTLAESLLAAPNELQQVIVTFEGNGPASNEQLDAIKALGIDAGVSMQALPIVGIMATKAQVDALYQRDDVVSVWNNDALVLENHESTQITGVQALRADQDLRNHGIPYSGRGIGVVVNDSGVDGTHSDLAFGDHVVQNVMAQLNLASFSDLLPITYQENVANTDIAGGHGTHVAGTVGGNGAKSSGLHAGVAPGADIIGYGSGAGLFILDTIGGFDYALTHQYDYKIRVISNSFGNTGDVGTDFNPDDPTNVATKALADRGIITVFSAGNSGPGESTITGNFKKAPWVVTVAAGNKQGELADFSSRGVDGKGGEAVVDGEVFRWEDRPTITAPGVDVISARASTSSLGGLSATTDAEMIEPQHLPFYTVSSGTSMAAPHVSGIVALMLEADTSLQWQDVKHILQETATPMAGMSDWEVGAGYVNAHAAVNAVVNGVEVYGDTVKLNREFNAFANISEGDSFTLTTTYLPAGDSPTETFNVGDNVSMVVANASIESATAFVLEDPAGNRYGSGIGLPVLGSSVGTAAPGMPGTWKLYSRGIGSISGVSVDPLGVTNGVGVPSTADVNIRLLETSGYTGIDDTQNHPSRSFVEYVVSNQLMDAKKHGFKPDAALKMKDLADVLSLSGTVRQSLQGNQTDFLDVNNRYAAAVNSATTPGAVLADLTMSDKALIETGGSQVFGSKDTVTREAMAYSMVQALGLQAAAEAFNPDDDIVAVVLGESVIVEDTSDIAPHLRGYVQQAVATGLIQVEVQVSQGQYDLEPTLKAFYNPADTVSRGEAAFIVTQFDQLK comes from the coding sequence ATGACTTTCTCCACCAAACAAACACTTATCGCCGCCGCTGTGGCACTGTCGCTTCCTGCCAGCAATGCATGGGCAAAAACATTTGATCAAACGCTGGCAGAGTCGCTGCTGGCCGCACCCAATGAACTCCAACAGGTTATTGTTACTTTCGAGGGTAATGGTCCCGCCAGTAATGAGCAGTTAGATGCGATTAAAGCACTGGGTATTGACGCTGGCGTGAGCATGCAGGCATTACCCATTGTTGGCATTATGGCCACCAAGGCACAGGTTGATGCTCTATATCAGCGCGACGATGTTGTCTCGGTATGGAACAATGATGCTCTGGTGCTGGAAAACCATGAGTCTACACAAATTACAGGCGTACAGGCATTACGTGCCGATCAGGATTTACGTAATCACGGCATACCGTATTCTGGCCGCGGCATTGGCGTGGTTGTCAATGACTCTGGTGTTGATGGCACCCATTCTGATTTGGCCTTTGGCGATCACGTGGTACAAAATGTAATGGCCCAGCTCAACCTGGCAAGTTTTTCTGATTTGTTGCCTATTACCTATCAGGAAAATGTAGCCAATACCGATATTGCCGGCGGGCACGGCACCCATGTGGCCGGTACCGTAGGTGGTAATGGTGCAAAAAGTTCAGGCTTACACGCAGGGGTTGCTCCGGGTGCGGACATTATCGGATATGGCTCCGGTGCGGGCTTGTTTATTCTTGATACCATCGGCGGGTTTGATTACGCGCTCACTCACCAGTACGATTATAAAATCCGGGTTATTTCGAACTCGTTCGGAAATACCGGTGATGTAGGCACCGACTTTAATCCGGATGATCCCACCAATGTGGCCACCAAAGCACTGGCCGATCGCGGCATTATCACGGTGTTCTCAGCCGGTAACTCCGGTCCTGGCGAATCCACGATTACCGGTAACTTTAAAAAAGCGCCCTGGGTTGTGACCGTTGCGGCGGGCAACAAGCAGGGTGAACTGGCTGACTTTAGTTCACGTGGCGTTGATGGCAAGGGTGGTGAAGCGGTTGTCGATGGTGAAGTTTTCCGCTGGGAAGATCGCCCCACCATCACCGCGCCAGGCGTAGATGTCATCTCCGCCCGTGCTTCCACCTCCAGCCTGGGCGGACTTAGTGCCACCACGGATGCTGAGATGATAGAACCACAACATCTGCCTTTTTATACGGTATCCAGCGGCACTTCCATGGCGGCGCCCCATGTTTCCGGTATTGTGGCATTAATGCTTGAAGCGGATACCAGTCTGCAATGGCAGGATGTAAAACATATCCTTCAGGAAACCGCGACACCTATGGCGGGCATGAGTGACTGGGAAGTCGGTGCTGGTTATGTCAATGCCCATGCAGCGGTTAACGCTGTTGTTAATGGCGTTGAAGTGTACGGTGATACCGTCAAACTGAATCGTGAGTTTAATGCTTTCGCCAATATCAGTGAAGGTGACAGTTTTACCCTCACCACCACTTATCTGCCGGCTGGCGATTCCCCCACCGAGACCTTTAATGTTGGTGACAATGTGTCAATGGTAGTGGCTAACGCCTCCATCGAGTCCGCTACCGCATTTGTATTAGAAGATCCGGCTGGTAATCGCTATGGAAGTGGCATTGGTTTACCAGTGCTGGGTTCCTCTGTAGGTACGGCTGCCCCTGGCATGCCCGGCACCTGGAAGCTGTATAGCCGCGGTATTGGTAGTATCAGTGGGGTGTCTGTGGACCCGTTAGGAGTGACGAATGGAGTGGGGGTACCCAGTACCGCCGATGTCAATATTCGGTTACTGGAGACCTCGGGTTATACGGGTATTGATGACACGCAAAATCACCCGTCGCGCTCATTTGTTGAGTATGTAGTGAGTAATCAGCTGATGGATGCCAAAAAGCATGGTTTCAAACCCGATGCAGCGCTGAAGATGAAAGACTTAGCCGACGTGTTATCGCTTAGCGGTACCGTGCGTCAGTCTTTACAAGGTAACCAAACCGACTTTTTAGATGTGAATAACCGTTATGCCGCGGCTGTTAACTCGGCCACCACCCCGGGCGCCGTACTGGCAGATTTGACGATGTCAGACAAGGCCCTGATTGAAACCGGTGGCAGCCAGGTATTTGGTTCCAAAGATACGGTAACCCGTGAAGCGATGGCCTATTCAATGGTGCAGGCACTAGGCCTTCAAGCCGCGGCGGAAGCCTTCAATCCAGACGATGATATTGTCGCCGTCGTGTTAGGTGAAAGCGTTATCGTGGAAGATACCAGTGATATTGCGCCGCATTTGCGTGGCTATGTACAGCAAGCGGTTGCGACTGGCCTGATTCAGGTAGAAGTGCAGGTCAGCCAGGGCCAGTATGACCTGGAGCCAACGCTGAAAGCCTTCTACAATCCGGCCGATACGGTAAGCCGGGGTGAAGCCGCCTTTATTGTGACCCAGTTTGACCAATTGAAGTAA
- a CDS encoding S-layer homology domain-containing protein — protein sequence MLVKASASTLANLTKLVLVAPDGTEYFGNLSTPVLSETMRVSAPAQPGTWGIYAYGLTSLSGVQADVLGVTNGPGIPETFDVTVSFEQSSGFDGLNDVAGHPQQGAIEFAVSERLMDGLNNNKFFPDASLKRKDFARYAVMGGAVRQYRDLLNDAAPELGNLPGFDKAFIESVSVSGGR from the coding sequence GTGTTGGTCAAAGCCTCTGCCAGTACGTTGGCGAACCTGACCAAACTGGTATTGGTGGCCCCGGACGGCACTGAATATTTTGGCAACCTGAGTACTCCGGTACTGAGTGAGACAATGCGGGTTTCTGCACCGGCGCAGCCAGGCACCTGGGGCATTTACGCCTATGGCTTAACCTCATTATCAGGGGTGCAAGCCGATGTACTGGGCGTTACCAATGGGCCGGGTATTCCGGAAACCTTTGATGTTACCGTTTCGTTTGAACAAAGCAGTGGCTTTGATGGATTGAACGACGTCGCGGGTCATCCGCAGCAAGGCGCTATTGAGTTTGCGGTGAGTGAGCGCTTGATGGACGGGTTAAACAACAACAAATTTTTTCCTGACGCCAGCCTTAAACGTAAGGACTTTGCCCGGTACGCTGTGATGGGCGGTGCGGTCAGACAATATCGTGACCTGTTAAATGATGCGGCGCCAGAGCTCGGCAATCTGCCTGGTTTTGATAAAGCATTTATCGAGTCAGTGTCAGTCTCTGGGGGGCGCTAA
- a CDS encoding protein kinase domain-containing protein, translating to MDVEVAIKLLAGAATDPHSMQTLRNEVLVARKIQHPNIIRVHDVFSDGHDAFFTMALVTGRPLCERLLSSVGPASYDKWNRQLLEAVLACQSAGIHHGDIKPDNILITDDDDLMLIDFGIGHSLSTQQHTSGHLQYAAPEVINNGISTLQSDTYSAGMVLQEVLAAVPVKQMLWDWRWRQKRQRNNARLTHPHPEQRPKLSNVLKEPESSNTQLRNPLTVGLLLVFLVGVIVTGLSRSPAPHTPTLPEKTLQLALLHDEQYPLLGTMTRLLRYPMALHPDLALVPAATSKQLIQNLALQPLQNDQDRLNLATTLDADLILTLELTPANTGQYLLHATMILMPANDVIFTQTQEVASGDLATHLEQFSTTLIDTLFAQLTTPVALPDLTYLEALTALDTATTFGDALAQLQQQAPDYPGTWLATAQYAADNNDIAQSREALSTLANFSDLHPYWKLQGNLLTAQLNDDLPLAQQSIQALVEAYPDRPELLATRADINQWANNLAAAEQDYQRAIELQPHNGQWLFQLARLQILRGDFAAALDKTLTKALVAFRRSKDPMVKAWCSMHSALLIFAWQNMNRPSAILKMR from the coding sequence TTGGATGTTGAGGTCGCCATAAAACTGCTTGCTGGCGCGGCAACAGACCCTCACAGTATGCAAACCCTGCGCAACGAGGTATTGGTTGCGCGTAAAATCCAGCACCCTAATATTATTCGCGTGCACGATGTTTTTTCTGATGGCCACGATGCTTTTTTTACCATGGCACTGGTGACGGGTCGGCCCTTGTGCGAACGCCTGCTTAGCAGTGTGGGGCCGGCTTCTTATGACAAATGGAACCGCCAACTGCTTGAGGCTGTATTAGCCTGTCAATCGGCTGGTATTCATCATGGTGATATCAAGCCTGATAACATTTTGATTACCGATGATGATGATCTGATGCTGATTGATTTCGGCATTGGCCACTCGCTCAGCACCCAACAGCATACCAGTGGACACTTGCAATATGCCGCGCCAGAGGTCATAAATAACGGTATTTCTACTCTCCAATCAGACACCTACAGTGCTGGCATGGTATTGCAGGAAGTATTGGCGGCGGTGCCGGTGAAACAAATGCTATGGGACTGGCGTTGGCGTCAAAAACGGCAACGAAACAATGCCCGGCTGACCCACCCTCATCCTGAACAGCGTCCCAAGCTCAGCAATGTGCTAAAAGAGCCTGAGTCTTCCAACACCCAGCTTCGTAACCCGCTTACGGTTGGTCTTCTGTTAGTGTTTTTGGTGGGGGTTATCGTAACTGGGTTGTCGCGCTCCCCGGCGCCCCACACACCCACGCTGCCCGAAAAAACCTTACAGCTTGCCTTGCTGCATGATGAGCAGTATCCGCTGTTAGGCACAATGACACGGTTGCTGCGTTACCCAATGGCCCTACACCCTGACTTGGCATTGGTCCCGGCCGCCACCAGCAAGCAATTGATTCAAAATCTAGCACTGCAACCGTTACAAAATGACCAGGACCGGTTGAACCTGGCGACCACCCTGGATGCCGATTTAATTCTGACGCTGGAATTGACTCCAGCAAATACCGGCCAGTATCTGCTGCATGCCACCATGATTCTGATGCCGGCCAATGATGTCATTTTCACCCAAACCCAGGAAGTCGCCAGTGGTGACCTGGCCACTCACCTGGAACAGTTTTCAACAACACTCATTGATACTCTGTTTGCCCAGTTGACTACCCCGGTGGCTTTACCTGACCTGACCTACCTTGAAGCATTAACCGCTCTGGACACCGCCACTACCTTTGGCGATGCTTTAGCCCAACTACAACAACAGGCACCTGACTACCCTGGCACCTGGCTGGCAACAGCGCAATACGCAGCCGATAACAATGATATCGCCCAGAGCCGGGAGGCGTTGTCCACACTGGCTAACTTTTCAGATTTACATCCTTACTGGAAACTCCAGGGTAATTTACTCACCGCTCAGCTCAATGATGATTTACCGCTAGCGCAGCAAAGCATTCAGGCGCTAGTAGAGGCCTATCCTGATCGCCCAGAATTACTTGCCACCCGCGCCGATATTAATCAATGGGCCAATAATTTAGCCGCGGCGGAACAAGACTATCAACGTGCCATTGAGCTGCAACCGCACAATGGTCAGTGGTTATTCCAGCTGGCCCGACTGCAAATTCTGCGTGGCGACTTTGCTGCGGCCCTGGACAAAACCCTGACCAAGGCGCTGGTTGCATTTCGTCGCAGCAAGGATCCCATGGTGAAAGCCTGGTGCTCAATGCATTCGGCATTGCTCATCTTCGCCTGGCAGAATATGAACAGGCCCAGCGCTATTTTGAAGATGCGCTGA
- a CDS encoding response regulator → MTIKIIIADDHALMRQGVSTMLQAEQGFEVIGECGDGIELLAMVINLAPDIILMDISMPRMSGLVAIDKILTQRSDAKVLVLSMHNEVEYVEAMQAAGAKGYILKESSQETLIAAIKTVVGGRTCFPQSLHENGSSPEAHISPLSVLTRREREVFFLVAAGNTSKQIAELLSMSLKTAENHRSNIYRKLHLKSSAELVRMAGKAGLLE, encoded by the coding sequence ATGACAATAAAAATTATTATTGCCGATGATCACGCGCTGATGCGTCAGGGCGTAAGCACGATGCTGCAGGCCGAGCAGGGTTTTGAGGTAATTGGCGAATGCGGCGACGGTATTGAGCTACTGGCCATGGTAATCAACCTGGCCCCGGACATCATCCTGATGGATATTTCGATGCCGCGGATGAGCGGGTTAGTCGCCATTGATAAGATATTAACCCAGCGTAGTGATGCAAAAGTTCTGGTGTTGTCGATGCACAACGAAGTGGAATATGTTGAAGCCATGCAGGCTGCCGGCGCCAAAGGCTATATTCTGAAAGAGTCATCGCAGGAAACACTGATTGCAGCAATCAAAACGGTGGTGGGCGGACGTACCTGCTTTCCCCAAAGTCTGCATGAAAACGGAAGTTCCCCGGAAGCTCATATCAGTCCGCTTAGTGTTTTAACCCGCCGCGAGCGTGAAGTTTTTTTTCTGGTCGCTGCCGGTAATACCAGCAAACAAATCGCGGAGCTGTTGTCGATGAGCTTGAAAACCGCAGAAAATCATCGCAGCAATATTTATCGAAAGTTACATTTGAAGAGTTCTGCGGAGCTGGTCAGAATGGCCGGCAAAGCCGGCCTGTTGGAATGA
- a CDS encoding GAF domain-containing protein encodes MQLQQCTDSQALILLAQECLQQSLGCERAAVILLSEDAKSHQSLGFTPWMQDAGFTGSRTFIRQCLEQRSTLAVGSLADDKGLAHQQSVIRFNIQAALAMPLMVNDNIVGVLYADSTQDKRFFTQIDIAFAQKLADLLSLRLLYHNIEHRINMLDKTRSALSPVAMH; translated from the coding sequence GTGCAGTTACAGCAATGCACCGATAGTCAGGCTTTAATTCTGCTGGCGCAGGAATGTCTGCAACAATCACTGGGGTGTGAGCGTGCAGCAGTTATTCTGCTCAGTGAGGATGCCAAAAGCCATCAAAGCTTAGGCTTTACGCCCTGGATGCAGGATGCCGGCTTCACCGGCAGCCGCACTTTCATTCGGCAATGTCTGGAGCAGCGCAGTACCCTGGCGGTAGGGAGCCTGGCCGATGATAAAGGCCTGGCCCACCAACAAAGTGTGATTCGGTTTAATATTCAGGCCGCCCTGGCCATGCCGTTGATGGTAAATGACAATATTGTCGGTGTCTTATATGCCGACTCCACCCAGGACAAACGCTTTTTCACCCAGATTGACATCGCATTTGCACAAAAGTTAGCTGACCTCTTGTCTTTAAGGCTGCTTTATCACAATATTGAGCATAGAATTAATATGCTGGACAAGACACGGAGTGCTTTGTCGCCAGTGGCGATGCATTAA
- a CDS encoding DUF6689 family protein translates to MKVMQGSICRLLVLGTMILGLLPTVQAQSVAPHTVSYSDNQVQAKFMLGQSFDLALSLEFDQVVGLHPANLDISAEIVMPTDPRVVDRLPSSLVDGVAGFPVLVSVQPKSDKGFAFEGLANIEFYTKAIHFDPTVPWRLFTSHDEGTFEDITTLTSTGSYRARGSTGRFSDFIILLDSRDTNTIIEHKFALLSDTLRDNRAMLPAAVTTLLDPLMLTLESAILTFDTDSALTASDALIAALEDTTGNTVPDVWRSSGDIVNVKGDLLSRLYTLRYTLRTQ, encoded by the coding sequence ATGAAAGTTATGCAAGGCTCCATCTGTCGTTTATTAGTGCTTGGTACGATGATACTAGGGCTCCTCCCCACCGTCCAAGCGCAGTCCGTAGCGCCTCACACCGTGTCTTATAGTGACAATCAGGTGCAGGCGAAGTTTATGTTGGGCCAGTCTTTTGATTTAGCATTGTCGCTGGAGTTCGACCAGGTGGTGGGTCTGCATCCCGCGAATCTGGATATTTCTGCTGAAATTGTAATGCCCACCGATCCCCGGGTGGTTGATCGCTTACCCTCATCTCTGGTTGATGGTGTAGCAGGGTTTCCGGTGTTGGTGTCGGTGCAACCCAAAAGTGATAAAGGCTTTGCGTTTGAGGGGTTAGCTAATATTGAATTTTACACCAAAGCCATTCATTTTGACCCGACCGTACCATGGCGCCTGTTTACCTCTCATGATGAGGGCACCTTCGAAGATATTACGACATTGACCAGCACCGGCAGTTACCGGGCACGGGGTAGCACAGGCCGCTTTTCCGATTTTATTATTTTGCTGGACTCTCGTGACACCAACACCATCATCGAACATAAGTTTGCGCTGTTGAGTGATACCTTGCGGGATAACCGCGCGATGTTGCCTGCCGCGGTGACCACTTTGCTTGATCCGCTGATGCTGACTCTGGAAAGTGCCATTCTGACCTTCGATACTGACAGCGCTCTGACAGCAAGTGATGCCTTAATTGCCGCTTTGGAAGATACTACCGGTAACACGGTGCCAGATGTATGGCGTTCCAGCGGTGATATCGTTAATGTAAAAGGTGATTTACTGTCTCGTCTGTATACTTTGCGCTATACCCTTCGCACCCAATAA
- the tuf gene encoding elongation factor Tu: MAKEKFERTKTHVNVGTIGHVDHGKTTLTAAITTVLAKAHGGSAQAFDMIDNAPEEKARGITISTSHVEYDTPARHYAHVDCPGHADYVKNMITGAAQMDGAILVVAATDGPMPQTREHILLGRQVGIPHIIVFMNKCDMVDDEELLELVEMEVRELLNEYEFPGDDLPVIQGSALKALEGEEEWEKKIVELGEALDSYIPDPERAIDKPFILPIEDVFSISGRGTVVTGRVEQGIVKVGEEVEIVGMKDTTKTTCTGVEMFRKLLDEGRAGENVGVLLRGTKRDEVERGQVLAKPGSITPHTKFEAEVYVLGKDEGGRHTPFFKGYRPQFYFRTTDVTGAVELPEGVEMVMPGDNLKFVVELIAPIAMDEGLRFAIREGGRTVGAGVVSKIMD; encoded by the coding sequence ATGGCAAAAGAAAAGTTTGAACGTACGAAAACTCACGTCAACGTGGGTACAATCGGCCACGTTGACCATGGTAAAACCACTCTAACTGCGGCAATCACTACTGTTCTTGCAAAAGCGCACGGTGGTTCAGCTCAGGCATTCGATATGATCGATAACGCGCCTGAAGAAAAAGCCCGTGGTATCACCATCTCTACCTCACACGTAGAGTATGACACTCCAGCTCGTCACTACGCTCACGTAGACTGCCCAGGACACGCCGATTATGTTAAAAACATGATTACCGGTGCTGCTCAGATGGACGGTGCGATTCTGGTTGTTGCGGCGACTGATGGCCCTATGCCACAGACTCGCGAGCACATCCTGCTAGGCCGTCAGGTTGGTATTCCTCACATAATCGTGTTTATGAATAAATGCGACATGGTTGATGACGAAGAGCTGCTTGAGCTGGTAGAAATGGAAGTTCGTGAACTGCTTAACGAATACGAATTCCCAGGTGATGACCTGCCAGTAATTCAGGGTTCTGCTTTGAAAGCGCTGGAAGGCGAAGAAGAGTGGGAAAAGAAAATCGTAGAGCTGGGTGAAGCCCTGGATTCTTACATCCCTGACCCAGAGCGTGCTATCGATAAGCCGTTCATTCTGCCAATCGAAGACGTATTCTCAATCTCAGGCCGTGGTACTGTTGTAACCGGTCGTGTTGAGCAAGGCATCGTAAAAGTTGGTGAAGAAGTTGAAATCGTTGGTATGAAAGACACTACCAAGACAACTTGTACCGGCGTTGAGATGTTCCGTAAGCTTCTTGACGAAGGCCGTGCTGGTGAGAACGTTGGTGTTCTTCTGCGTGGTACTAAGCGTGACGAAGTTGAGCGTGGTCAGGTACTTGCTAAGCCAGGTTCAATCACTCCTCACACTAAGTTTGAAGCTGAAGTATACGTACTTGGCAAAGACGAAGGTGGCCGTCATACGCCATTCTTTAAAGGTTACCGTCCACAGTTCTACTTCCGTACAACTGACGTAACTGGTGCTGTAGAGTTACCAGAAGGCGTAGAAATGGTAATGCCAGGCGACAACCTGAAGTTCGTAGTAGAACTGATTGCTCCTATCGCGATGGACGAAGGTTTACGCTTCGCAATCCGTGAAGGTGGTCGTACTGTAGGTGCGGGTGTTGTTTCTAAGATTATGGACTAA